TTCCCTGAAGCTACGGTGCGAATCTATCTGGATGATGGACCCATAGACCCTCGGTCCGCCTCGGTTGCGTGAGGACGATCTTTCTCACGTCCTGAGCGGCTTGTCGCCAGGCTCCATCCAGCCGCGGCCGCGGAGGTCGGCGGCCAGGGGCGACTCGCGCGAGGTGAGCATCAGCACGGTCTGCTTGGCCTGGGTGACGAACATGTACTTGTGGAACCCGGCCTCCTCGCGCGACACCCCGCGCCCCTTCAGGGCCTCCAGCGCGCGGTCCACCTCCCCCATCGCGTCGCCGGGCTTGATCATCACGTGGTAGATGTCCGCCATCGTCAGCCTTCGCCGTCACGGGTGACGAAGGAGGTCAGCGTTTCCACGACGGTGCCCAGCACCCCGGGCCGAGGCGGAAGCGCGTACACGTCGGCGGTAACGCCGTGCGCGTCGCGGCGGCTGGCGCTGGCCGCGTCGTACACCACCAGCAGGGTGCGCGGGCCGTCGCCCTCGTCGAAGCGGCACATCCCCTCGGGGTGGTCGGACCCGCCCTGCACGTCGTGCGGCAGCATGGTCACCCGCTCCAGCGCGTCCGCCGGCACCAGCGACTCTTCCTGCACCCGCATGCCGCCGCGCCAGCGGAACACGCCGGCGGGCGCGCTCACGTCCATCGTGGGTCCGGCCAGGATCAGCAGGTCGTCGCCGTCGCGGGCCAGGTCGCGGATCCCCAGCCCGTCCAAGTCCAGAAAGTGCTTGCGGTAGCGCCGCCCGCCGGCCTCGATCTCCCGCAGCCTCATCCGCCCGCCGCCCTTGGCATCCACCGGCTCCACCTGCACGATCACCGCCCAGCCGCGCAGCACGGGGCCGCGCAGCCCCAGGAACACGCGCCCGTCGTCCACCTGCACCCCCTCCACGTCCAGCCCGTTGTCCTTGCCCGGGATCTTGATGAACCGGCGCAGGTGCGGGTCGCCGCTCAACTCGCGGATCAGCTCGCTGTTGCGGCCGCGGCCACGCAGGCGCGCGGCGGTGAGCGTGCGCTCCGGGTCGCGCGGATCGGGGCACGACTTGCGCGGCACCAGCCCGCCGGCTTCTGGGTCGTCCTCCAGCGGTATGCGGGCGATCAGGTAGCGGTTGTCGTCGACGTCCACGTCGGCCAGCGCCTCTGAGGCTTCCTTGAAGTCCATCCCGCGCTTGGCCTTGCCCTGCTTGCGGCTGTGCGACCCCACCAGCCACAGGTACGGCGGCTCCCACGCCAGCCCCTCGACGTCCACCTCGTCGTCGGCCTTGCCAGGCAGGTCCACCAGGTCGGCCAGCTTGTAGGTGCGGTGCTCGCCGAAGCGGCCGCCGCCCAGGTCGGTGACGCGCTCCAGGGTGGCGGTTTCGTCGCAGCCCAGGAACAGGTGCCGGCCCACGCGGACGGCCGAGGAAAGGCTCTCGCGGATGGCCTCGGACTCGACGCTGCCGTCGGGCGGCGCGTTCAGGCCGATGTGGATGGTCTGGTCTGGTGCTCGCATGGATGGGCCGGGTAGCTCGGGACGGCGCGGGTGATGGACGGCGCACGATCGCCGGTCCACTCCCGCACTCACGCATCAACGCACTCACGCACTTCCCTTGCCCTCACGGTCCGGCCTTTGCCCCGCCCTGCGGCGTCTCCTACTCCGGATACGCAGAATGACGCCGCTGCTCAACCGCCCCACGGACGCCGCCCCCGACGCGCCGCCGCAGTTTCCGCTGCGGGTGGCCGCCGTGGACGTGGGCTCCAACGCCATCCGCTTTCTCGCCGCCGAGTTCACCTCGCCCACCGCGTACCGCGTGCTGGCCGAGACGCGCGCGCCGGTGCGGCTGGGCCACGAGGTGTTCCTGTCGGGCCGGCTGGACCGCGCGGCCATGGAGGCCGGGGTAGAGGCCATCACCGGCTTTCGCAAGCGGATGGAAGACCTGGGGATCGTCCACTACCGCGCGGTGGCCACCAGCGCCACCCGCGAAAGCCGCAACGGCGGCGAGTTCGTGGCCCGCGTGCGGCGCGAGGCGGGGATCGACCTGGAGGTGATCACCGGCACCGAGGAGGCGCGCCTGGTCTACGAGGCCATTCGCGCGCAGGTGCCGTTCGGAAAGAAGAAGTGGATGCTGGTGGACCTGGGCGGCGGCAGCGTGGAGGTGTCGCTGGTGGACGCCACGGGAATCCTGTGGAGCGAGTCGCACACGCTGGGGTCGGTGCGGCTGCTGGAAGAACTGTCGGGCTCCAGCGAAGACCCCGGGCGGTTTCAGCGGCTGCTGGAAGAGTACATGGCGTCGCTGCGCATTCCCCTGATCGCCAAGCAGTGGAAGCCGGCCGGATTGATCGCCACGGGCGGCAACATCGAGGCGCTGGCCAAGCTGCTGGGTGCCGAGCCGGGGCGCGGGCGCATGGCGGCCATCCAGATGAACGACCTGCGCGGCGCGGTCGCCATGCTGTCGCGCCTCTCGTACCGCCAGCGCGTGGACCAGCTGGGGCTGCGCGAGGACCGGGCGGACGTCATCGTTCCCGCGGCCATGGTGTACGAGCGCGTCGCGTCGCTGGCGGGAGCGGCGGAGATCATCGTTCCCGCGGTGGGTCTCAAGGACGGCGTGCTGGTGGATCTGGTGGACGACCTGACCACCCACCAGGCGCACGAAGACCGCAAGGAGCGGGCGGCGGTGGAGGGCGCGGTGGCGCTGGGCCTGCGCTACCTGTTCGACGAAAAGCACGCCCGGCACGTGGCGTGGCTGGCGGGCTCGCTCTTCGACCAGCTGGAAAAGGTGCACCGGATGGACGCGGCCGAGCGGCGGCTGCTGCGGGTGGCGGCCATTCTTCACGACATCGGCATCTTCATCGGCCACAAGAAGCACCACAAGCACTCGCTGTACATCATCAGCCAGTCGGAGGTGCCGGAGCTCACGGCGCGGGAGATGGACATCGTGGCCAACGTGGCGCGATACCACCGCAAGGGCACGCCGGCCGCGCACCACGAAGACTTCAACCGGCTGCCCTCGGACGACCGCGAGCGGGTGGTGAAGCTGGCCTCGCTGCTGCGCATTGCCGACGCGCTGGACCGCGAGCACGTGCAGGCCGTTACGGGGGTGACGGCCACGGCGGGAAAGAGCAAGCTGACGCTGGAGCTGGAAGGGGAGGGGGACCTGCTGCTGGAGCGGTGGGCGCTGCGCCGCAAGGCCGGCCTGTTTACCGACACCTTCGGCCTGGAGGTGGAGGTCGCGGGTGACCGGGCGGAGAGCTAGACGCCGCTACAACTCACGCGGGGAACTCTCGAGCCCAGCCGATTCGTCTACCAGTTGGCTCCAGTCCGACGGAGGCCTCCCGGCTTCCAGCATCTTCTGGAAGACGCGGTAGGGATCGGTCCTGGCACCCGCCTTCCGAAGCGTGTTTTCGTCGTTCATCCACGCGTAAACGATGGTCCTGGTGCCGGAGTGAAACCGGAAGAACAACCGGAAACGCTGGCCGAACTTGGCGCGCCGCCAGTGCCGTTGCTTCGGGCCCAACGTGTTGCCGAGCTGGAACTCTGGGCCGGCAGGGTCAGAGGGGATTACGTCTCGAATCAGCTTTCGCACGGCCGCGAGCAGCTTTACATGCGGGTGGTGCCTGTACCCTGCCGGATCGGTGCGCACGGCGTGCGTGGCGGACCGGGTGAGATCGTCCAGCTGCTTGGCGAACTCCGGCCAAGCCATCAAACGCCATCCCTGATTCCGGCCCGCCGCGTCAGGGAAGCTGGACATCGTCACCGAAGGCTTCCGTCAGATCGACGTCCATGTCTCCCACCAAGTCGTCAATCCTGGCGAGCAGCTCCGTATCGAGGGGCTGGATCAGCTCCGGATGGGTAACCATCTGTCGCTCCAGAAACGCTAGGTACGCGAGCAGGACCGGATCGTCGTCTTCCGCAGCCACGCTGGCATCTTCGGCGCTGGTGACCAGGAGGGTGCCGGGCGCGATCACGTGCGCCTCGAAGCGGCCAGCTCCGAACTCAGGATGCGCCTTGAAAAGCGCTGACTCGAACGAGAGCGCTTTTGAGTTACCCGCAGTGGTCGCCTTCCCGGTGTAGCTCATCTCACCTCCTCTGTGTTCGTACAAGTATACGAACGGCGTGAAAGGCGGTCAATCCGCGGAGCCGAGGCCTCTGCATTGGTGACCGCTGCCGCGCCCTGACCTGGTTCGTGTCCCGGGCTAGATCCTTCGGCCCGCGAAGGATGTGCTGCGGGCAGGGCCGGCGCGCCTGGGCCTCAGGATGACAGAAATGGTGGCGCAGCAATGGGTTGGATGCGCCACCACGATCTGAAGTGTACCCCCTCTCCCACGCTGTTTGTGGGAGAGGGTGGACGAGCATAAGCGAGGACGGGTGAGGGCCCCAGCGGAGCCAAGGCGTCAGGTCACCCGCCGAGGGTGCGGTGGATGCGCTGGGCCTCGCGCAGGTGGGCCGCGACCATGGGGCGCATGCGCTGAAGCTCCGCGCGCAGCCGCTCGTCCTGCGCGGCGGGGATCAGGTTCTTGTCCAGCGCTTCCACCAGCCACCCATGCTGCTGCACCTGCAGGCGCATGTACTCGCGGTCGAACACCGCCCCGCTGCGCGTATCCATGGACACCGTCGTCTGGCGCGTAAATTCGTCCAGGTTGCGGCTTGTCTCGCTTTCACGCGGCGACAGCCCCAGCCGCTGCCCCATGGCGGCCATGTCCGTCTCGGCGCGCGTGTGCTCGGCGACCATCCGTGCGGCGAACGCGCGCACCTCTGCGCTGGCCGCGCGCTGCTCCGCCTGCTGGCTCAGGGCGATTTCGCTGCGGTTGGCGGCCATCACGGTCTCGAAGACGTGCTCGTTGCCCATCCCCATGGCGCTCGCGGCGGCGCCCGGGTCCTGCATTCCCGCGCCCATGCACCCGGCCAGGGCCGAGGGCAGGGCAAGGCAGGCGGCCAGGACGGCGCGGGAGAGGAGTTGGCTCGGCATTTCGGTCCTTGCTCTCGGGTTCGAAGCGGAAAACCGGCGGACTTCGCGGCGCTACTTTTCGTCGCCGCGGCGGCGCTGGCGCACGTCGCTGACTAGGATGTCGAACACCAGCAGCAGCCCCAGCGCCGCGGCGCCCATGAACAGGATCATCGCCACGCCGGGATACCCCAGGATCTGATAGCGCGTCTCCACCCGCATCATCATGGCCGCCGACACGATCAGCGCCGACGCCACCAGGCTCACGGCGATGCGGTTGGAGATCTTCTGCATCCCCTGCAGCAGCCACTTCTCCTCGGGAACGCGGACGCGCACCTCGATTCCGTCCTCGGTGATGGCCTCCAGCGCGCGGTTCACCCGGCCGGGAAGCTTCTGCACCAGCTCGTTCATCTCCAGCATGTTGCTGAACATGCGGCTGGGTGAAACGTTCTTCATCATCCGCCGGCGCATCAGGTCCGACGCGTTGCGCTGGATGGCGGCGTTGGGGTCGAACTGGGGGTCCAGCGTGCGGCCCACCTGGTCCAGCGCCAGCAGCGCACGGCCGAGCATCGTCAGCTCCACCGGCAGCCGGATGCCGTTCTCGGCCGCGCTGCGCGTCACCTCCAGCATCACCCGCCCCACCTGGATGTTCTCGGCGTTGCGCGCCGTGGCGAAATCGGCCACCAGCGTCTTCACGTCGGCCGTGAAGATGTCTTCGCGGTAGCCGGAGCGGACGTCGCCGGCCTGGATGGTGGCGCGCGCCGCCTCGGCGCCCTGCCCGTCGGCGATGGCCAGCAGCATCCGCAGCAGGTGCTGCTGCAGGTCCGGGCCGATGCGCCCCACCATTCCCACGTCCAGGAGCGCGACCCGCCGGTCATCGGTCAGGAAGACGTTGCCGGGGTGCGGATCGGCGTGGAAGAAGCCGTCGACCAGGATCTGCTTGAGGTAGGCGCGGAACAGCTCCTCGGCCAGGACGTCGCCATCCAGCTCCAGCCGGGCCAGCGGGCTGATCGAGGTGATCTTGCGGCCGCGGATGAACTCCATCGTCAGCACGCGGGAGGTGGTGTAGTCTTCCACCGGCCGCGGCACGATGATGCGTTGGAACTCCGCCAGGTTCTCGTCGAGCGTGGAGGCGTTGCGGGCCTCGCGGCGGTAGTCCAGCTCGGCCATCAGGCTCTTGCGCAGCTCCTCGAAGGTGCGGCCGAACTCGTACTGGCGCCCGGCCCTGGTGTGCCGGTCCATGAACTCCACCACGTCCTCGATGGCGTCCATGTCGCGCACCAGCTGCTCGCGCACGCCGGGGCGCTGCACCTTCACCGCCACCGTGCGCCCGTCGCGAAGCTTGGCCCGGTGCACCTGCCCCAGCGAGGCGGCGGCCAGGGGTTCGCTGTCGAACTCCAGGAACGCCTTGGACACGCGCACGCCCAACTCCTCCGCCACGATGCGCTCGGCGTCCTCGGCCGGGAACGGCTCCAGCCGGTCCTGCAGGCGGGTGAGCGCGTCGATGTAGGCGGGCGGAACGAGGTCCGGGCGGGTGGAAAGAAGCTGGCCCAGCTTCACGTACGTGGGCCCCATCCGCTCCAGGTCGTCGGCGAGCTCGTCGGCCAGGCCGGGGGCGTCGGTGCTCTGCAGCACCTGGTCGGTGCCCTCGAGCGCGTCTTCCAGCCCGGCCTGCCGCACCAGGTCGCTGCGCCCGTACTTCATGGCCAGGCGTGCCATGTCGCGGTACCGCTTCAGGTGCTCGGGGCGCAGCGAAATGCCCATCGTCGTTGTCTGCCCGGGGGTGCGTCACGTTCACGCCTGCAAGTAGCCCGAACGGGCAAAGCAGAAAACGTGCTTGCGTGAACGCTCAGCCTCACCTGACGAAAACAAAAATAGCCGCTATCGGGCGCAACCCACCCGGGACCTCGCCCCGAGCGGGAAATCGCGGCAACGTGTCAATCCAACAACTGCAGTGCGAAGCCCGCCCGTTTACTCCACCCAGGACAGCTACATGAAAACGGCTACGTTCAACCCCAATGGCGGACCCATCATCGCCGAGGTTACCCCCGGCTCGGCGGCCGTAGGTTCCTACACGATCCTCCTGTGGGAGGCAAATGCGAATCTTGTGGTCATGAGGCGTGACGGGAATTTCATCAACACCGCAGACGATGCGTATACGCTCCCCGAGCCGAACGAGCACAACGACGGCCGCATCGTGGAGTGCATCGCCACGGTCGTTATTACACCCCCCGTCGACACGTACAACGTGGATCTCGTCATCAGGCAGGACGGAAACGAGATCGGCGGCGATTCGGCGTCTGGGAGCGACGCTTCGGGAACGGTGACTGTGGATCTCTTCGTTCAACTGAACGGAGGTGGCGCGTGAGGCGCTTGATTGCGGCGCTCTGGATCCTGGCCGCTCCGGTACCGCTGCTCGCGCAACGCCCCGACTCGCTGGCGCAGCAGTTTGAAGTCGATTTCGCGATTCCGGATGCTCCCGCATTCGAGCTCCTGCAGGTCGACGAGAGCAACATCCTTCGTCCTACCACCGTACGGGCGTTGACCGCCGGCTTTTCCGACATGTTCGAGGGTGAGGGCGGGGCCTTCCAGGTTCCCACCGCCTTTGCGCTCGAGGCGGCACCGTTCCTTCTGGCACATGGGCCGCGGCTTACGCTTGCGCAGTACAGGGACAATCCCGTTCTGTATCGGATGCGGACTTCCGCCGCCGTTCGCCGAAGCTCCAGCACGGGTGCGGCAACCGGCTTGGCGCTGGGGGTGCGGTTGTCGCTCGCGGACGAAGGCGATTTGCGGATGAACCAAGCGTACATCGACAGCGCGACCGGGCTGGCGGCCGCAATCAACCAGATTTACGTGAACGCGCGAGTTCGCACCGGTCCGCCCCCAAGGCCTATCGTTCTCAGCCAAGCGGAACGTGATTCGATCAAACGCATGGTGGAGCCGTTCCGAAAGCGCTGGGAGCAGACCCGCTGGAACGCTGGTGTGTTCGACGTTGCGGCCGGCCTGATGGCCGCATCCGCCGACTCGCTTGGCAACGACCTGAAGATGGGCGCACTTGCGGCTTGGGGAACCTGGGCGCGGGGCTTCGGCCAGTGGGGCCAACTCCTGCTGGGCGGGCGTGGCACTTTCGGACGGGAGGAGCCGGACGAAGAACGCGCCTTGGGTGGAAGTCTTGGTGGGCGCTTCTACGCCGGCACCAATGCGTACAAGGTGTTCGTGGAGGGGCAGAGCACAATCGCCGCTAACGCGTCACCCGGCTGGCTCGTGAACACGGGCGGCGAAACCCGGCTCTTCAGCCGCTTCTGGGCCAACTTCTCCGCGGGGGTGAATTGGGAAGGCAGTGGCAACCCTCACCTGACGGGCCGGTTCACCATCAAGGCGGCTGCGCCTCCCGTCTTCTAAACGTAGGCCGGTGCGCTCCAGGTGCGCGCGGGTGGCGGAAACGCTGATTGGGCGGTACTCTCGCGTTCAGGAGAGTACCGCCCTTCGCTTCCATATGCGTATGAACATCCTGGTCCTCAACGTCGGGTCGTCGTCGCTCAAGTGGCAGGTGATCGACACCGACGAGCAGTGCTTCGCCAGCAACACGGACCGGCGGCTCGCGCGCGGGCAGGTGGAGCGCATCGGCGGCGAGGCGGTGTGGAGCTTTCGCGCGGGGGATGGGGCGTCCGTAAAGGGCTCGGCTCCGCTGCGGGACCATCGCGCGGCCGTGGAGTTCCTGCTCCAGTGGCTGGTGGCCGAGGGCGGCGCGCTGGGAAGCCTGGCCGAGATCGGCGCCGTGGGGCACCGCGTGGTGCATGGCGGCGAGCGCTTCGTAAGGTCCGTGGGCATCGACGAGCAGGTGCTGCGCGGCATCGAGGAGACCATCGAGCTGGCGCCGCTGCACAATCCCGCCAACCTCAAGGGCATCCACGCCGTCCGCGCGGTGCTGGGCGCAGCGGTGCCACAGGTGGCCGTGTTCGATACGGCGTTCCACCACACGCTTCCCGAGCGCGCGTTCCTGTACGCCATCCCGTACTCGCTGTACCGCCGGCACCGCGTCCGCCGCTACGGTTTCCACGGCACCTCGCACCGCTACGTGAGCTACCGATGGCGGCAGCTGACGGGCACCACGCGCGAGGCGCAGCGCATCATCACCCTTCACCTGGGCAATGGCTGCTCGGCGTGCGCCATCTCCGGCGGCGAGTCGCTGGACACGTCGATGGGGTTCACCCCGCTGGAGGGGCTGGTGATGGGCACGCGCTCCGGCGACGTGGACCCCGCGGTGCTGGACTACATCGCCCAGAAGGAGGGATTGTCGCTGGCGGAGGTGGAGATGCTGCTGAACAAGCAGTCGGGGCTGCTGGGCATCTCCGGCCTTACCAACGACATGCGCGAGCTGCTGGCCGAGGCGCGCGAGCACGACGACCGGCGGGCGCGGCTGGCGATCGAGATCTTCTGCTATCGGGCACGCAAGTACATCGGCTCGTACCTGGCGGCCATGGGCGGCGCCGACGCCGTCTGCTTCGCGGGAGGCATCGGCGAGAACGCGCCCGCCGTGCGCGCGATGATCTGCGAGGGGCTGGAGTTCGCCGGCATCCAGGTGGACGCCGCCGCCAACGAGGCACACGTGGGCCGCGAAGGGCGCATCAGCCCCGAGGGCGCGCGGACGGAAGTGTGGGTGATTCCCACCGACGAGGAGCTGCTGATCGCCCGCGACACGTTCCGCGTGGTGCACGGGATCGAGGCGCGGTACTGAGGGGCGGGGGAGTGCGGGAACGTGGGAGCCGGTTCCCGTCCGGGAGCGGATGAATCCGCCGCAACACCAGCGGAAAGCCTCACAAACCCGGTGAGGCTTCACTTCGTGCGCGCCGGGGCTGCCGAAGCGCGATCGAATTCTCCCCTCTCCCGCTTGCGGGAGAGGGGCCGGGGGTGAGGGCAGTCGGGGACTGCGCCGGCCTCGCCGAACCGCACCACACCTGGCCAGGGATCCCCGCCTGAACGCCGGGCCTCCGGACGGGCCGGGGCCTCGACTTCCGTGACCGCTGCCGCGCCCGGGCTGTTACGTGCCCTCTGCTAGATCCTTCGGCCCGCAAGGGATGTGCTGCGGGCAGGCAGGGTGCGCCTGGGCCTCAGGATGACAGGCTATGGCGTTGCAAGGCAGTTATGCAGCACGTTCCCTTCCCCCGCGCAGTTTGCGGGGGAAGGGCTGGGGATGGGGGGCGCCGCCGTCGCACCACTGCCGGCCCGCCGCGCCCTCCCGCCCTTCACTTCCTCGGCCCCACCCGCCACCGGGCGATCGCCGAGGCGACCACGTCGCCGGCCTCGTCGCGGATGTCCGTGGTCACCTCGATGTCGCGCTCTTCGTTGCTGTCCAGCAGCGGCGCGTTGGCCTCGGCGGTCAGGGTGCCGCGGGCCTTCTTGTGGTACTCGATGGAAAGCCCCTTCAGGATGGAGCGCGCGTCCGGCCGCATCCCCACGTTCAGCGCCAGGCCGGTGGAAAGCTCCGCCAGGTTCATCAGGGCCACCGCGTGGATCGATCGCAGGTGATTGCGAACCTTGCGGCGGTCCGCCAGCGTCACCCGCGCGAACCCCGGGCGAAGCTCCTGCACCCGCGCGCCAATGGAGCCCGAGTACGGCACCATGCGCCCCAGCAGCATGCTGAAGAGCGCCTTGCCGCCCGGCTTGCCGCTCAACCGCTCCCAGTTGGCCCGGATCGCCGCCTCGGCACCGCCCGCCACGTTCGCCATGATGTTCGCCGGTGTGGGAAAACGCAGCCGGTCGCGGCCACGGGAACTTTCCTTTGCGCGGCAGGATACACCGCGCCATGCCCCGCCGTCCAGAGCCATGACCCCGACCCGAAAGCCCATGCACCGCATCGTCACCGCCACCATCTGTGCGCTTCTCGCCGCCGCCCCCGTTCGCGCCCAGGACGCCGCGCCGGACACCGCCCCACGAACCTCACTGCAGAAAGGTGCATGGTCCCTCGCGTTCGACCTGCCCATCGCCGTTGGCGGAAGCTCCCGGCTGGGCGCGTGGAAGATGGTGGGCGCCCGCACCAACCTGGGTGTGAGCCTGGAACTGCAGACCCGCGATGTCGATGGCCGCCGCGACAGCGCGACCGCGAACGAGCGGTACCACGCAGTGGAGTTGGGAGTGGACGCCCGCAGATACCTTTCGCCCGCGGAAGAGGTGACGCCGTTCGCGACGGCTGGCGTTTTCGGCTTCATCGGCCGGCGCGAGCAGGAAGCCGGCGCCACCCGCGGGGAAACGAGCTATCGGGGCGCTGGAGTGCACGCGGGCGCGGGCGTGGAGTGGTTCCCGGTGCGCAGGGTGAGCCTTGCCGGCCACACAGGCGTGCGGCTGAACGTGTATGACGGCGAGACAACCGCCCGCTACAACGGCATCGAGACCGAGGGTGAAGATAGGGCGATCGACTTCACCACCTTTACCTCGCGCCTTTCCCTCCAGATCTATTTCTAGCGTTGCCGGCACTGCGGAGAGGGCGCGCGGCCCCGGCCGCGCGCCCACACC
This genomic stretch from Longimicrobium sp. harbors:
- a CDS encoding hotdog fold domain-containing protein translates to MANVAGGAEAAIRANWERLSGKPGGKALFSMLLGRMVPYSGSIGARVQELRPGFARVTLADRRKVRNHLRSIHAVALMNLAELSTGLALNVGMRPDARSILKGLSIEYHKKARGTLTAEANAPLLDSNEERDIEVTTDIRDEAGDVVASAIARWRVGPRK
- a CDS encoding Ppx/GppA phosphatase family protein; the protein is MTPLLNRPTDAAPDAPPQFPLRVAAVDVGSNAIRFLAAEFTSPTAYRVLAETRAPVRLGHEVFLSGRLDRAAMEAGVEAITGFRKRMEDLGIVHYRAVATSATRESRNGGEFVARVRREAGIDLEVITGTEEARLVYEAIRAQVPFGKKKWMLVDLGGGSVEVSLVDATGILWSESHTLGSVRLLEELSGSSEDPGRFQRLLEEYMASLRIPLIAKQWKPAGLIATGGNIEALAKLLGAEPGRGRMAAIQMNDLRGAVAMLSRLSYRQRVDQLGLREDRADVIVPAAMVYERVASLAGAAEIIVPAVGLKDGVLVDLVDDLTTHQAHEDRKERAAVEGAVALGLRYLFDEKHARHVAWLAGSLFDQLEKVHRMDAAERRLLRVAAILHDIGIFIGHKKHHKHSLYIISQSEVPELTAREMDIVANVARYHRKGTPAAHHEDFNRLPSDDRERVVKLASLLRIADALDREHVQAVTGVTATAGKSKLTLELEGEGDLLLERWALRRKAGLFTDTFGLEVEVAGDRAES
- a CDS encoding type II toxin-antitoxin system PrlF family antitoxin, with product MSYTGKATTAGNSKALSFESALFKAHPEFGAGRFEAHVIAPGTLLVTSAEDASVAAEDDDPVLLAYLAFLERQMVTHPELIQPLDTELLARIDDLVGDMDVDLTEAFGDDVQLP
- a CDS encoding type II toxin-antitoxin system YhaV family toxin, with the protein product MSSFPDAAGRNQGWRLMAWPEFAKQLDDLTRSATHAVRTDPAGYRHHPHVKLLAAVRKLIRDVIPSDPAGPEFQLGNTLGPKQRHWRRAKFGQRFRLFFRFHSGTRTIVYAWMNDENTLRKAGARTDPYRVFQKMLEAGRPPSDWSQLVDESAGLESSPREL
- a CDS encoding DUF4142 domain-containing protein; the encoded protein is MPSQLLSRAVLAACLALPSALAGCMGAGMQDPGAAASAMGMGNEHVFETVMAANRSEIALSQQAEQRAASAEVRAFAARMVAEHTRAETDMAAMGQRLGLSPRESETSRNLDEFTRQTTVSMDTRSGAVFDREYMRLQVQQHGWLVEALDKNLIPAAQDERLRAELQRMRPMVAAHLREAQRIHRTLGG
- a CDS encoding DUF3616 domain-containing protein, with product MRAPDQTIHIGLNAPPDGSVESEAIRESLSSAVRVGRHLFLGCDETATLERVTDLGGGRFGEHRTYKLADLVDLPGKADDEVDVEGLAWEPPYLWLVGSHSRKQGKAKRGMDFKEASEALADVDVDDNRYLIARIPLEDDPEAGGLVPRKSCPDPRDPERTLTAARLRGRGRNSELIRELSGDPHLRRFIKIPGKDNGLDVEGVQVDDGRVFLGLRGPVLRGWAVIVQVEPVDAKGGGRMRLREIEAGGRRYRKHFLDLDGLGIRDLARDGDDLLILAGPTMDVSAPAGVFRWRGGMRVQEESLVPADALERVTMLPHDVQGGSDHPEGMCRFDEGDGPRTLLVVYDAASASRRDAHGVTADVYALPPRPGVLGTVVETLTSFVTRDGEG
- a CDS encoding acetate kinase — encoded protein: MNILVLNVGSSSLKWQVIDTDEQCFASNTDRRLARGQVERIGGEAVWSFRAGDGASVKGSAPLRDHRAAVEFLLQWLVAEGGALGSLAEIGAVGHRVVHGGERFVRSVGIDEQVLRGIEETIELAPLHNPANLKGIHAVRAVLGAAVPQVAVFDTAFHHTLPERAFLYAIPYSLYRRHRVRRYGFHGTSHRYVSYRWRQLTGTTREAQRIITLHLGNGCSACAISGGESLDTSMGFTPLEGLVMGTRSGDVDPAVLDYIAQKEGLSLAEVEMLLNKQSGLLGISGLTNDMRELLAEAREHDDRRARLAIEIFCYRARKYIGSYLAAMGGADAVCFAGGIGENAPAVRAMICEGLEFAGIQVDAAANEAHVGREGRISPEGARTEVWVIPTDEELLIARDTFRVVHGIEARY
- a CDS encoding AarF/ABC1/UbiB kinase family protein, which gives rise to MGISLRPEHLKRYRDMARLAMKYGRSDLVRQAGLEDALEGTDQVLQSTDAPGLADELADDLERMGPTYVKLGQLLSTRPDLVPPAYIDALTRLQDRLEPFPAEDAERIVAEELGVRVSKAFLEFDSEPLAAASLGQVHRAKLRDGRTVAVKVQRPGVREQLVRDMDAIEDVVEFMDRHTRAGRQYEFGRTFEELRKSLMAELDYRREARNASTLDENLAEFQRIIVPRPVEDYTTSRVLTMEFIRGRKITSISPLARLELDGDVLAEELFRAYLKQILVDGFFHADPHPGNVFLTDDRRVALLDVGMVGRIGPDLQQHLLRMLLAIADGQGAEAARATIQAGDVRSGYREDIFTADVKTLVADFATARNAENIQVGRVMLEVTRSAAENGIRLPVELTMLGRALLALDQVGRTLDPQFDPNAAIQRNASDLMRRRMMKNVSPSRMFSNMLEMNELVQKLPGRVNRALEAITEDGIEVRVRVPEEKWLLQGMQKISNRIAVSLVASALIVSAAMMMRVETRYQILGYPGVAMILFMGAAALGLLLVFDILVSDVRQRRRGDEK